A region of bacterium DNA encodes the following proteins:
- a CDS encoding IS630 family transposase, with protein MARQPQEDVTLTPELRDQLTAMVRSRSLPQGLTRRARIVLMAAEGMTNSAISTAVGLSRPSVIKWRKRFIDQGLMGLYEELRPGAPRTIDDDQIARLIRQTLETRPNGATHWSCRLLSRETGLSKTTVQRVWSTFGLQPHRQKHFKLSTDPFFVEKVRDIVGLYLNPPDKAMVLCVDEKSQVQALERTQPFLPLGMGYVEGVTHDYLRHGTTTLFAALDVASGQVTTVCKPRHRHQEFLQFLNQIDQSVPKDLDLHLVVDNYATHKHPKVKQWLASRPRYHIHYTPTYASWLNQVEIWFNLITQQAIRRGSFRGVKDLVAKIDRFVRAYNPKAKPFVWTATADSILRKIERLCKYISGTRH; from the coding sequence ATGGCGAGACAACCCCAGGAGGATGTGACCTTGACACCAGAGTTGCGCGACCAATTGACTGCGATGGTTCGATCCCGTTCCTTGCCGCAAGGCCTCACCCGGCGGGCACGCATCGTGCTGATGGCCGCCGAAGGCATGACCAACAGCGCGATCTCCACCGCCGTGGGACTTTCCCGTCCATCGGTCATCAAGTGGCGCAAACGCTTCATCGACCAGGGCCTCATGGGCCTCTACGAGGAGTTGCGGCCGGGAGCGCCGCGCACCATCGACGACGATCAGATCGCCCGGCTGATCCGGCAAACCCTCGAGACCCGGCCGAACGGCGCCACGCACTGGAGCTGCCGATTGCTGAGCCGGGAAACGGGGCTGTCGAAGACCACCGTACAGCGTGTGTGGTCGACCTTCGGGCTTCAGCCCCACCGACAAAAGCACTTCAAGCTCTCCACGGATCCGTTCTTCGTCGAGAAGGTCCGGGACATCGTCGGGTTATATCTGAACCCCCCCGACAAGGCCATGGTGCTCTGCGTCGACGAGAAGAGTCAAGTGCAGGCCCTGGAGCGAACACAACCGTTCTTGCCCTTGGGCATGGGCTACGTCGAAGGGGTGACGCACGATTACCTGCGCCACGGCACCACGACCCTGTTTGCCGCATTGGACGTGGCTTCAGGTCAGGTAACAACCGTGTGCAAGCCGCGACACCGGCATCAGGAGTTTCTCCAGTTCCTCAACCAAATCGACCAAAGCGTCCCGAAGGATTTGGACCTCCATTTGGTCGTCGACAACTATGCCACGCACAAACATCCCAAGGTCAAACAATGGCTGGCCTCCCGGCCTCGTTATCACATTCACTATACGCCGACCTACGCCTCCTGGCTCAATCAAGTGGAGATCTGGTTCAACCTGATCACCCAGCAGGCGATCCGACGAGGCAGCTTCCGCGGCGTCAAGGACCTCGTGGCCAAAATCGACCGCTTCGTTCGTGCCTACAACCCGAAAGCAAAACCTTTTGTCTGGACCGCC
- a CDS encoding efflux transporter outer membrane subunit, whose product MKNFLFALMAVLVGCSLKPSYERPALPTAAIYPDETVTARQAAVRVDQVGWREFFADIRLQEVIQQALENNRDLRIAMHRIQEARAFYGIQRADQLPSISAGAFYSRSRTPAGLSLIGSAYTSEQYQLSLSVSVWELDFWGRVRSLTEAALESYLGTEEARRAIAISLVAQVANTYLIARELDEQVAIAQQTLATREDSCRITRRRYEVGSSSKLDAAQAETLLSQARADLASLLRLRDQNRNALVLLVGVPDLTSETRMLSQIELGFAREISVGLPSDLLINRPDILAAEHRLKAANADIGAARAAFFPNISLTGILGTASAELSGLFGSGSGIWSFQPNLIMPIFEAGRLRANLDLAEARRNIAVADYERTIQGAFREVADALAERRWLLEQLSAQRATLTAQTERARLAALRYQNGAAPYLEVLDAERDRFVAEQALVQVRRALLSSSVNLYSALGGGIPQFVRQPH is encoded by the coding sequence ATGAAAAATTTTCTTTTTGCCCTTATGGCCGTCCTTGTCGGATGTTCATTAAAACCTTCCTATGAACGGCCGGCCCTCCCTACAGCGGCCATTTACCCTGATGAGACTGTTACGGCCAGACAGGCCGCTGTCAGGGTCGACCAAGTCGGCTGGCGCGAATTTTTCGCTGATATCAGGCTTCAGGAAGTTATCCAGCAGGCGTTGGAGAACAACCGCGACCTGCGGATCGCGATGCATCGGATTCAGGAGGCACGCGCGTTCTATGGTATTCAACGGGCCGACCAGTTGCCCAGCATCAGCGCCGGGGCCTTCTACAGCCGATCGCGTACCCCCGCGGGTTTGTCGTTGATCGGAAGCGCTTATACATCAGAGCAATATCAGCTTTCTCTGAGCGTTAGCGTCTGGGAACTGGATTTCTGGGGACGGGTGCGCAGCCTGACGGAGGCGGCCCTTGAATCCTATCTTGGAACCGAGGAGGCGCGCCGCGCCATAGCCATAAGCCTGGTGGCTCAGGTCGCCAATACATACCTGATTGCCCGCGAACTCGATGAACAAGTCGCCATTGCGCAGCAGACGCTTGCCACCCGGGAGGATTCCTGCCGCATCACTAGGCGTCGCTATGAAGTCGGATCTTCCTCCAAGCTGGATGCAGCCCAGGCCGAGACGCTTTTGAGTCAGGCGCGGGCCGATCTGGCTTCTTTGCTGCGCCTGAGAGATCAAAACCGCAATGCGTTGGTTCTTCTGGTCGGCGTACCGGACCTCACTTCCGAGACCCGGATGCTTTCTCAAATAGAGCTCGGCTTTGCGAGAGAAATTTCCGTGGGCCTGCCTTCGGATTTGCTGATCAACCGTCCCGACATTCTCGCCGCCGAGCATCGTTTAAAGGCGGCCAATGCCGATATCGGCGCCGCGCGTGCGGCTTTTTTCCCGAATATCTCACTGACAGGTATCCTCGGCACGGCCAGCGCTGAGCTGAGCGGCCTGTTCGGATCGGGGAGTGGCATCTGGAGTTTCCAGCCCAACTTGATCATGCCCATCTTCGAAGCGGGCCGCCTCCGGGCGAATCTTGACTTGGCTGAAGCGCGCCGCAATATCGCGGTCGCCGATTACGAGAGGACCATTCAGGGGGCGTTCCGCGAGGTTGCCGACGCGCTGGCTGAGCGCCGCTGGCTGCTCGAGCAGTTATCTGCCCAGCGGGCGACCCTGACCGCCCAGACGGAACGTGCGCGTCTGGCCGCTTTGCGCTATCAGAACGGCGCGGCGCCATACCTGGAGGTGCTCGATGCCGAGCGCGACCGGTTTGTGGCGGAACAGGCGCTGGTGCAGGTACGACGTGCGCTGCTGTCCAGCAGCGTCAATCTTTACTCGGCACTCGGAGGGGGA